In one Heteronotia binoei isolate CCM8104 ecotype False Entrance Well chromosome 1, APGP_CSIRO_Hbin_v1, whole genome shotgun sequence genomic region, the following are encoded:
- the LOC132589979 gene encoding cytochrome P450 2K6-like has protein sequence MDLMDSVSLLFLFVLTVVLVFKKSSFWKTSGRNLPPGPRPWPLIGNLNLLDLKRPYRTMHKLSKRYGPVFSIQMGLETVVVVSGYETVREALVNQADAFMDRPVLPKSENLPGNYGIVFAHGENWKVMRRFMITTFRDYGMGKRTIEDRIVEECHFLIQKFESYEGKPFEATVIMNAAVANVIMFILLGKRYEYEDPTFVRLVYLVNENMRLSGTLGAMISSLFPVLGFLFESHKAFIKNIKELHAFTQATSVEHLKQLDVNDQRSFIDAFLIQQQEEKNRNQSNVFFHNENLKCVVNDLFVAGMETTSTTLRWGLLLMIKYPDIQNKVQEEITKVIGSAPPQIEHRSKLPYTDAVIHEVQRFANILPIALPHATTVDVTLKGYFIPKGRQVIPLLYSVLYDESQWEKPLKFYPEHFLDSEGKFRKREAFMPFSAGRRICAGEILARMELFLFFVSLLQRFTFQPAPGTSTEDLDLTPAIGFSLSPMTYSFCALPRS, from the exons ATGGATTTAATGGATTCTGTATCGTTGTTGTTCCTATTTGTCCTCACAGTAGTATTGGTTTTcaaaaagagcagcttctggaagactAGTGGCCGAAATCTTCCCCCAGGACCAAGGCCGTGGCCACTCATTGGAAATCTAAACCTCTTGGATTTGAAGAGGCCTTACAGAACCATGCACAAG TTATCCAAGCGGTATGGTCCTGTCTTCAGCATACAAATGGGACTCGAGACGGTTGTCGTCGTGTCGGGCTATGAGACTGTAAGGGAGGCCTTGGTGAATCAAGCAGATGCCTTCATGGATAGGCCCGTGCTCCCAAAATCTGAAAATCTGCCAGGAAACTATG GAATTGTCTTTGCTCATGGTGAGAACTGGAAGGTGATGCGGCGGTTTATGATAACCACGTTTCGTGACTACGGAATGGGCAAGAGGACCATAGAAGACAGAATTGTTGAAGAATGTCATTTCCTAATCCAGAAATTTGAATCCTACGAAG GAAAGCCATTTGAGGCCACTGTTATCATGAACGCTGCTGTTGCCAACGTTATAATGTTCATATTACTGGGCAAACGATATGAATACGAAGATCCCACTTTTGTACGACTAGTGTACTTGGTCAATGAAAATATGCGACTTAGTGGAACTCTCGGAGCCATG atCAGCAGCCTGTTTCCTGTGCTGGGCTTTCTTTTTGAGAGTCACAAGGCATTCATTAAGAACATTAAGGAATTGCACGCCTTCACACAGGCCACTTCTGTAGAACACCTCAAACAACTGGATGTGAACGACCAGAGAAGCTTCATCGATGCTTTTCTAATCCAACAGCAAGAG GAGAAGAACAGGAACCAGAGTAATGTATTCTTCCATAATGAAAACCTAAAGTGTGTTGTGAATGACTTATTTGTTGCTGGCATGGAGACCACTTCGACTACCTTGCGTTGGGGCCTGTTGTTGATGATAAAGTACCCCGACATTCAGA ATAAGGTCCAAGAAGAAATTACAAAGGTGATCGGGTCTGCTCCACCTCAGATTGAACATCGGTCAAAACTGCCCTATACAGATGCCGTAATCCATGAAGTTCAGAGGTTTGCGAACATCCTTCCTATAGCCCTACCACATGCTACCACTGTGGACGTCACTCTGAAAGGCTATTTCATTCCAAAG GGAAGGCAAGTCATTCCATTACTGTACTCTGTGCTGTATGATGAATCTCAGTGGGAAAAACCCTTGAAATTCTATCCGGAGCACTTCCTTGATTCTGAAGGAAAGTTCAGAAAGAGGGAAGCCTTCATGCCTTTCTCTGCAG GTCGGCGAATCTGCGCTGGAGAGATCCTGGCCAGAATGgagctcttcctcttctttgtgagtctcctgcaaagGTTCACTTTCCAGCCAGCCCCTGGGACGTCTACAGAAGACCTGGACCTGACCCCAGCAATCGGGTTCTCACTGTCCCCGATGACTTACAGTTTCTGTGCTTTGCCACGTTCTTAA